From the genome of Brevibacterium sp. JSBI002, one region includes:
- a CDS encoding alpha/beta hydrolase, with amino-acid sequence MSSHDYNRYRVDVPGGQLSVGVWEPVASGPGRVPTVSVIHGITSNHLFFAGLASALPGVRIIGPDLRGRADSRTLPGPFGMAAHAEDVTAVLDAFAPEGPVTLVGHSMGGFVAMTLAGMSAEQNGDTGAEAARRFRGPVLIDGGLPLPVGQPHGVGPVDDLNDEDLDTDDLIAAVLGPAAERLSMTFGSVEEYLAFFAAHPAFVDGLDTVATESFVYDLAAKDDHSFQPSTSVEAMQADSADMYTGSAYRDALETIMGSDDSQSDVVFLFAERDLVAAEPGLYPPETTNDFARQWPQMDIVDVQGTNHYDILLTETGIDACAAAVTSRIGAETDGAVE; translated from the coding sequence ATGTCCTCACACGATTACAACCGGTACCGCGTGGACGTCCCCGGCGGGCAGCTGTCCGTGGGAGTCTGGGAGCCGGTGGCGAGCGGCCCCGGGCGTGTGCCGACCGTGAGCGTCATCCACGGCATCACCTCCAATCACCTGTTCTTCGCGGGCCTCGCCTCCGCCCTGCCCGGCGTCCGCATCATCGGGCCCGACCTGCGCGGACGTGCCGACTCGCGCACCCTCCCCGGCCCGTTCGGGATGGCCGCCCACGCCGAGGATGTCACCGCCGTGCTCGATGCCTTCGCCCCGGAGGGTCCGGTCACCCTGGTCGGTCATTCCATGGGCGGGTTCGTCGCCATGACCCTGGCCGGAATGTCGGCTGAGCAGAACGGGGACACCGGCGCCGAGGCGGCCCGCCGTTTCCGCGGACCCGTCCTCATCGACGGGGGACTTCCCCTGCCCGTGGGGCAGCCCCACGGAGTCGGCCCCGTCGATGACCTCAACGATGAGGACCTCGACACCGATGATCTCATCGCCGCCGTCCTCGGCCCGGCCGCCGAGCGGCTGTCGATGACCTTCGGAAGTGTGGAGGAGTATTTGGCGTTCTTCGCCGCTCACCCCGCTTTCGTCGACGGCCTCGACACCGTGGCGACCGAGAGCTTTGTCTACGATCTGGCGGCCAAGGACGACCATTCGTTCCAACCGTCCACGTCGGTGGAGGCGATGCAGGCCGATTCGGCCGACATGTACACCGGTTCCGCCTACCGTGATGCCCTTGAGACGATCATGGGCAGTGACGATTCCCAGTCCGACGTGGTCTTCCTCTTCGCCGAACGCGACCTCGTCGCCGCCGAACCGGGCCTTTACCCGCCGGAGACGACCAACGACTTCGCTCGGCAATGGCCGCAGATGGACATCGTCGATGTACAGGGGACGAACCACTACGACATCCTCCTCACCGAAACCGGAATCGATGCGTGCGCTGCAGCCGTGACCTCCCGGATTGGTGCCGAAACGGACGGTGCCGTAGAATAG
- the mfd gene encoding transcription-repair coupling factor — protein MLNGLDLTRRNPTITELVAAFNDANTDGGTIDAIKGLWPSILRRTVTTDGAASAPQLIVTATTREAEDLAQALADWVPSASIAIFPSWETLPHEKLSPRSDTVGQRLEVLRRLAHPTPGRELTFIIAPVRAFLQPLAKGLGDIEPVELAVGDEYEIDDLAERLTELAYSRVDMVSRRGEFAVRGGIVDIFPATSERALRVEFFGDEVDEIREFSVSDQRSIPADDGDEPLRLSAPPCRELLLTDSVRKRAAELAEDVPSAADMLDKTAGGVAVEGMESLSAVLADGMEPMIALLPAGSKIIITEPERVDARAADLVETTNEFLEAAWTGAAGGGETPIDLSAASFRTVAEMAEGARLIGLAWWEIGGFATDEELAGPEENIFSVPARIPKGYAGDVEAILADVKGLIHDKWRILVLTEGQGPGRRMVEVFSEAGVPASFVDDPTDLPEALVTVTTAASFGGFVFDDLKLAVLTEADVLGRAAATSTRDMRKLPTRRRRNQVDPLNLAPGDYVVHDQHGVGRFVEMTQRTSGRGANKHTREYLIIEYAPAKRGQPGDRLYVPSDALDQVTRYVGGESPNLNKMGGADWQTTKAKARKAVKEIAGELIRLYSARQATVGHAYGPDTPWQRELEDAFHYVETADQLTTIDEVKSDMEKTVPMDRLICGDVGYGKTEIAVRAAFKAIQDGKQVAVLVPTTLLVQQHYETFAERYSGFPVTIGALSRFQTKQESEKVKEDLAAGKLDLVIGTHRLLSGEVRFKELGLVIIDEEQRFGVEHKETLKALRTNVDVLAMSATPIPRTLEMAVTGIREMSTLATPPEERHPVLTYVGKREDKQIKAAIRRELMREGQVFYIHNRVRDIEAVAGHIAEMVPEARIAIAHGKMNETRLEQVIVDFWEKKYDVLVCTTIVETGIDIANANTLIIDNADKYGLSQLHQLRGRVGRGRERAYAYFLYPPDAQLTETAHDRLTTLAAHTELGAGMQVAMKDLEIRGAGNLLGGQQSGHIEGVGFDLYVRLVGEAVAKFRGEETEPEADMRIELPVDAHLPADYVDHERLRLEAYRKLAAATDEAQLQEVLDELTDRYGPYPEPVGVLADVARLRIRARASEVNDIVMQGNFIRFGPVELSDSQVVRLKRLYPKSLLKPALRSVLVPKPMAGTGFDSKEMTDSDILRWAHQFLDAILPVVASEATEVKEAGVEKNG, from the coding sequence GTGCTCAACGGACTCGATCTCACCCGCCGGAATCCCACCATCACCGAACTCGTCGCGGCGTTCAACGACGCGAACACCGATGGTGGCACGATCGATGCGATCAAGGGACTGTGGCCGTCGATCCTGCGCCGCACCGTCACCACCGACGGTGCCGCCTCGGCGCCTCAGCTCATCGTCACCGCCACGACAAGGGAGGCCGAAGACCTCGCCCAGGCGCTGGCCGACTGGGTGCCGTCGGCGTCGATCGCGATCTTCCCCAGCTGGGAGACCCTGCCGCACGAGAAGCTGTCGCCGCGGTCGGACACCGTCGGCCAGCGCCTCGAGGTGCTGCGCCGCCTCGCCCACCCCACTCCCGGCCGGGAGCTGACCTTCATCATCGCGCCCGTGCGCGCTTTCCTCCAGCCCCTGGCCAAGGGGCTCGGCGACATCGAACCGGTCGAGCTCGCCGTCGGCGACGAATACGAGATCGATGACCTCGCCGAGCGCCTCACCGAACTCGCATACTCCCGAGTCGACATGGTCTCCAGACGCGGCGAATTCGCTGTGCGCGGCGGAATCGTCGATATCTTCCCGGCCACCTCGGAGCGAGCGCTGCGCGTGGAGTTCTTCGGAGATGAGGTCGACGAGATCCGCGAATTCTCCGTCAGCGACCAACGCTCCATCCCCGCCGACGACGGTGACGAACCCCTGCGACTGTCGGCACCGCCGTGCCGGGAGCTGCTCCTGACCGATTCGGTGCGGAAGCGGGCCGCGGAACTCGCCGAGGATGTGCCCAGCGCCGCCGATATGCTCGACAAGACCGCGGGCGGAGTCGCCGTCGAAGGGATGGAATCGCTGTCCGCCGTCCTCGCCGACGGAATGGAGCCGATGATCGCCCTGCTGCCGGCCGGATCGAAGATCATCATCACCGAACCCGAACGCGTCGACGCCCGCGCCGCGGACCTCGTGGAGACGACGAACGAGTTCCTCGAGGCCGCCTGGACCGGAGCGGCCGGCGGGGGAGAGACCCCGATCGACCTGTCTGCCGCCAGCTTCCGCACCGTGGCCGAGATGGCCGAAGGCGCTCGCCTCATCGGACTGGCCTGGTGGGAGATCGGCGGATTCGCCACCGACGAGGAGCTCGCCGGTCCCGAGGAGAACATCTTCTCCGTCCCTGCCCGCATCCCGAAGGGCTATGCCGGAGACGTCGAGGCGATCCTCGCCGACGTGAAGGGACTCATCCACGACAAGTGGCGCATCCTCGTGCTCACCGAAGGCCAGGGCCCGGGCCGACGCATGGTCGAGGTGTTCTCCGAAGCCGGAGTGCCCGCCTCTTTCGTCGACGACCCTACCGATCTGCCCGAAGCCCTGGTGACCGTGACCACGGCCGCGTCCTTCGGCGGCTTCGTCTTCGACGATCTCAAACTCGCCGTGCTCACCGAGGCGGATGTGCTCGGTCGGGCGGCGGCCACCTCGACGCGGGATATGCGCAAGCTGCCCACCCGCCGTCGACGCAACCAGGTCGACCCGCTCAACCTGGCTCCCGGCGACTACGTCGTCCACGACCAGCACGGCGTCGGACGATTCGTCGAAATGACGCAGCGGACCTCAGGGCGAGGTGCGAACAAGCACACTCGCGAATACCTGATCATCGAATACGCGCCCGCCAAACGCGGACAGCCCGGTGACCGCCTCTACGTTCCCAGCGATGCTCTCGACCAGGTCACCCGCTATGTCGGCGGGGAGAGCCCGAACCTCAACAAGATGGGCGGCGCCGACTGGCAGACGACGAAGGCGAAGGCCCGCAAGGCCGTCAAGGAGATCGCCGGGGAACTCATCCGACTGTATTCGGCCCGTCAGGCCACCGTCGGCCACGCCTACGGCCCGGACACCCCCTGGCAGCGCGAACTCGAAGACGCCTTCCACTATGTCGAGACCGCCGATCAGCTGACCACCATCGACGAGGTCAAATCGGACATGGAGAAGACCGTGCCGATGGACCGTCTGATCTGCGGCGACGTCGGCTACGGGAAGACGGAGATCGCGGTCCGTGCCGCATTCAAGGCGATCCAGGACGGCAAACAGGTCGCCGTGCTCGTGCCGACCACTCTGCTCGTCCAACAGCACTATGAGACCTTCGCTGAACGCTACTCGGGATTCCCCGTCACCATCGGCGCCCTTTCCCGGTTCCAGACCAAGCAGGAATCGGAGAAGGTCAAGGAGGATCTGGCCGCCGGCAAACTCGACCTCGTCATCGGCACCCACCGACTGCTCAGCGGCGAAGTGCGGTTCAAAGAACTCGGACTCGTCATCATCGACGAGGAGCAGCGCTTCGGCGTCGAACACAAGGAGACGCTCAAGGCACTGCGGACGAACGTCGACGTCCTCGCCATGTCTGCGACCCCGATCCCGCGCACCCTGGAGATGGCGGTGACCGGCATCCGTGAGATGTCGACCCTGGCCACACCTCCGGAAGAGCGGCACCCGGTGCTGACCTATGTCGGCAAACGCGAAGACAAGCAGATCAAGGCCGCGATCCGACGCGAGCTCATGCGCGAAGGCCAGGTCTTCTACATCCACAACAGGGTCCGCGATATCGAAGCCGTCGCCGGACACATCGCCGAAATGGTGCCCGAGGCGCGAATCGCCATCGCCCACGGCAAGATGAACGAGACCCGACTCGAACAGGTCATCGTCGACTTCTGGGAGAAGAAGTACGACGTGCTCGTATGCACGACGATCGTCGAAACAGGAATCGACATCGCCAATGCGAACACGCTGATCATCGACAACGCCGACAAATACGGGCTCTCCCAGCTGCATCAGCTGCGCGGACGCGTGGGACGTGGACGCGAACGCGCCTACGCCTACTTCCTCTACCCGCCGGACGCTCAGCTGACCGAGACCGCACACGACCGTCTGACGACCCTGGCCGCGCATACCGAACTGGGTGCCGGAATGCAGGTGGCGATGAAAGACCTCGAGATCCGCGGGGCCGGCAATCTGCTCGGCGGTCAGCAGTCCGGCCATATCGAAGGCGTCGGCTTCGACCTCTACGTCCGACTCGTCGGTGAAGCCGTGGCGAAGTTCCGCGGTGAGGAAACCGAACCCGAGGCTGACATGCGCATCGAACTGCCCGTCGATGCCCACCTGCCGGCCGACTATGTCGACCACGAACGACTGCGTCTCGAGGCCTACCGAAAGCTGGCCGCGGCGACCGACGAAGCACAGCTGCAGGAAGTCCTCGACGAACTCACCGACCGCTACGGCCCCTATCCGGAACCCGTCGGTGTCCTTGCCGATGTCGCCAGGTTGCGCATCCGCGCCCGTGCCTCCGAGGTCAACGACATCGTCATGCAGGGCAACTTCATCCGCTTCGGACCCGTCGAACTCTCCGACTCCCAGGTGGTCAGGCTCAAGCGTCTGTATCCGAAGTCTCTGCTCAAACCGGCACTGCGCTCGGTCCTCGTCCCGAAACCGATGGCGGGCACCGGATTCGACTCCAAGGAGATGACCGATTCGGACATCCTGCGGTGGGCACATCAGTTCCTGGACGCCATCCTGCCTGTTGTCGCGTCCGAAGCCACCGAGGTCAAGGAAGCCGGTGTCGAGAAGAACGGTTGA
- a CDS encoding rhomboid family intramembrane serine protease — translation MTDHSPRFSAEESRLLFGPYSTDSGSPRSGHSANPPVAHLNTTVDRPHLLSRFAPVLIVLAVMWVIEIVDTILPVDLDVFSLQSWNPLSLYGLVTSPLLHSGFGHLLANTFPFLVLGIVIAFEGKRRFWTVTGITALSSGLGAWLTTLPGQHIVGASGIVFGFFGYLALRTWFTDDLLRKIIYFTIGLFIFVTYGASMIFGMLPQTNDISWQGHLFGFAGGIFAAWWLHRRPEKQ, via the coding sequence ATGACCGACCACTCCCCCCGTTTCTCCGCCGAGGAATCCCGACTCCTCTTCGGCCCCTACTCCACCGACTCCGGATCTCCCCGCTCCGGCCATTCCGCGAATCCCCCGGTTGCGCACCTGAACACCACCGTCGACCGGCCGCATCTGCTCTCCCGGTTCGCTCCGGTGCTGATCGTCCTGGCCGTCATGTGGGTCATCGAGATCGTCGATACGATCCTCCCCGTCGACCTCGACGTCTTCAGTCTGCAGTCATGGAATCCGCTCTCGCTCTACGGCCTGGTCACCTCGCCGCTGCTGCATTCGGGATTCGGCCATCTCCTGGCCAATACCTTCCCGTTCCTCGTCCTCGGCATCGTCATCGCCTTCGAAGGCAAGCGTCGTTTCTGGACGGTCACGGGCATCACCGCGCTGAGCTCCGGACTCGGGGCGTGGCTGACCACACTGCCCGGCCAGCACATCGTCGGTGCCTCGGGCATCGTCTTCGGATTCTTCGGCTACCTCGCGCTGCGCACCTGGTTCACCGATGACCTGCTGCGCAAGATCATCTACTTCACCATCGGCCTGTTCATCTTCGTCACCTACGGGGCGTCGATGATCTTCGGCATGCTGCCGCAGACGAACGACATCTCCTGGCAGGGCCACCTGTTCGGATTCGCCGGCGGCATCTTCGCCGCATGGTGGCTGCACCGTCGCCCGGAGAAGCAGTAG
- the pth gene encoding aminoacyl-tRNA hydrolase: MSNEAWLVFGLGNPGPKYEMTRHNIGQMVIAELASRIGTTLTRTKLRANVGTGRLSGGSVPGLPGPRVVLATSTGYMNESGGPVRALADFYGIATDRIIAVHDDVDIPFDAVKAKLGGGEGGHNGLRSMTSVLGTKDYLRVRAGVGRPPGRQNTADYVLRPFSKDERTTLPIFISDLADAVEELIVNGLTDMQQKFHSR, translated from the coding sequence ATGTCGAACGAAGCATGGTTGGTCTTCGGACTGGGCAATCCCGGACCCAAGTACGAAATGACTCGGCACAACATCGGACAGATGGTCATCGCCGAACTCGCCTCCCGGATCGGAACCACGCTGACGCGGACGAAGCTGCGCGCGAACGTCGGCACCGGGCGGCTGTCTGGCGGCAGCGTCCCGGGGCTGCCCGGTCCGCGGGTGGTGTTGGCCACCTCGACGGGATATATGAACGAATCCGGCGGACCGGTGCGCGCGCTGGCCGACTTCTACGGAATCGCCACCGACCGGATCATCGCCGTCCATGACGATGTCGATATCCCCTTCGATGCCGTCAAAGCCAAGCTCGGCGGGGGAGAGGGCGGGCACAACGGTCTGCGTTCGATGACCTCGGTGCTCGGGACGAAGGATTATCTGCGGGTGCGAGCCGGAGTCGGACGCCCTCCGGGGAGACAGAACACCGCCGACTATGTGCTGCGCCCGTTCTCGAAGGACGAACGCACGACGCTGCCGATATTCATCTCCGACCTCGCCGACGCCGTCGAAGAGCTCATCGTCAACGGGCTCACCGATATGCAGCAGAAGTTCCACTCGCGCTGA
- the glmU gene encoding bifunctional UDP-N-acetylglucosamine diphosphorylase/glucosamine-1-phosphate N-acetyltransferase GlmU: MSQTHPTAVIVLAAGQGTRMKSALPKVMHPIGGRSLLHHSVAAAAGTSPDHLIVVVRHERDQLVAHLDSLPVSSQRTLLIADQDEIPGTGRATECALTQLPEDLSGTVVVTYGDVPLLTTETINGLVEIHETNANAVTVLSAEVDDPTGYGRIVRDANGSLQRIVEQKDAGETERAIREINSGIYAFDAAALREGLASLTTDNAQGEKYLTDVIGHSREAGRPVAATATDDLWQVEGANDRVQLANLGKELNRRQCEKFMRAGVSIIDPDTTWIDVDVSIAADATILPGTQLLGATDIGAGAVVGPDTTLKDTEVGAGAHVVRTHGELAVVGPEASVGPFAYLRPGTKLGESGKIGTFVETKNAEIGKGAKVPHLSYVGDAEIGEGSNIGAASVFVNYDGVNKHRTVIGKHARMGSDNMYVAPVTVGDGAYSGASTTVRKDVPAGALAISVAPQRNLEGWVQTNRPGTPAAQAAENASEGERLSE; encoded by the coding sequence ATGTCGCAGACTCATCCGACCGCCGTCATCGTTCTGGCAGCGGGCCAAGGCACTCGAATGAAGTCGGCTCTTCCCAAGGTGATGCATCCCATCGGCGGACGCTCCCTGCTCCATCACTCCGTCGCCGCAGCGGCCGGAACCTCTCCCGACCACCTCATCGTCGTCGTCCGCCACGAGCGCGATCAGCTCGTCGCCCACCTTGACTCCCTTCCCGTGTCCTCCCAGCGAACCCTGCTCATCGCCGATCAGGACGAGATTCCGGGCACCGGCCGGGCCACCGAGTGTGCGCTCACCCAGCTGCCCGAGGACCTCAGCGGAACCGTCGTCGTCACCTACGGCGATGTGCCGCTGCTGACGACGGAGACCATCAACGGCCTCGTCGAGATCCACGAAACCAACGCCAACGCCGTGACCGTCCTGTCCGCCGAGGTGGACGACCCGACAGGATACGGACGCATCGTCCGCGACGCGAACGGATCCCTGCAGCGCATCGTCGAGCAGAAGGACGCCGGCGAGACCGAACGGGCCATCCGTGAGATCAACTCCGGCATCTACGCCTTCGACGCCGCGGCGCTCAGAGAAGGCCTGGCCTCGCTGACGACCGACAACGCCCAGGGTGAGAAGTACCTCACCGACGTCATCGGCCATTCCCGTGAGGCGGGCCGCCCCGTCGCCGCCACCGCCACCGACGACCTGTGGCAGGTCGAGGGAGCCAACGATCGCGTGCAGCTGGCGAACCTCGGCAAGGAGCTCAACCGCCGGCAGTGCGAGAAGTTCATGCGTGCCGGTGTCTCCATCATCGACCCCGACACCACGTGGATCGACGTCGACGTGTCCATCGCCGCCGATGCGACGATCCTGCCCGGCACCCAGCTGCTGGGCGCCACCGACATCGGCGCCGGTGCCGTCGTCGGCCCCGACACCACCCTCAAGGACACCGAGGTGGGCGCCGGAGCCCATGTCGTGCGCACCCACGGCGAACTCGCCGTCGTCGGCCCGGAAGCCAGCGTCGGACCGTTCGCCTACCTGCGTCCGGGCACCAAGCTCGGTGAGTCCGGAAAGATCGGCACCTTCGTTGAGACGAAGAACGCCGAGATCGGCAAGGGCGCGAAGGTCCCTCACCTCTCCTACGTCGGCGACGCCGAGATCGGTGAAGGCTCGAACATCGGCGCCGCGTCGGTGTTCGTCAACTATGACGGCGTCAACAAGCACCGCACCGTCATCGGAAAGCATGCACGCATGGGCTCGGACAATATGTATGTCGCCCCTGTCACCGTGGGCGACGGCGCCTATTCGGGTGCAAGCACGACGGTGCGCAAGGATGTCCCTGCAGGAGCGCTGGCCATTTCGGTGGCCCCGCAGCGCAACTTGGAGGGCTGGGTTCAGACAAACCGTCCCGGCACGCCCGCAGCGCAGGCGGCCGAAAACGCATCCGAAGGGGAACGGCTCAGTGAATGA
- a CDS encoding 50S ribosomal protein L25/general stress protein Ctc, whose amino-acid sequence MADFKLLAEARNEFGKGAARRIRRSGRIPAVIYGHGGDPVHVSLEGHATMLALKHANALLEIESTDGSKNVLAIARDVQIEPVRRDIEHLDLIIVKRGEKIEVDVPINVVGEAAPGTMVSQEESTIAVKADATKLPELIEVSIEGRPAGEHVLAGQVELPAGVELIADEEQLIVNVSEEIEMDTESDAEEEAEESTEEETAEESGAEEASEEE is encoded by the coding sequence ATGGCTGACTTCAAACTTCTGGCCGAAGCTCGCAACGAGTTCGGCAAGGGCGCAGCGCGCCGCATCCGCCGCTCGGGACGCATCCCCGCCGTCATCTACGGCCACGGCGGAGACCCCGTGCACGTGTCCCTCGAGGGCCACGCCACCATGCTGGCTCTCAAGCACGCCAACGCGCTGCTCGAGATCGAAAGCACCGACGGATCGAAGAACGTCCTCGCCATTGCGCGCGACGTCCAGATCGAGCCCGTCCGTCGTGATATCGAGCACCTCGACCTCATCATCGTCAAGCGCGGCGAGAAGATCGAGGTCGATGTGCCGATCAACGTCGTCGGAGAAGCCGCCCCCGGCACCATGGTCTCGCAGGAAGAGTCGACCATCGCCGTCAAGGCTGATGCGACCAAGCTGCCCGAGCTCATCGAGGTCTCCATCGAAGGCCGTCCCGCCGGCGAGCACGTCCTGGCCGGTCAGGTCGAACTGCCTGCAGGCGTCGAGCTCATCGCCGACGAAGAGCAGCTCATCGTCAATGTCTCCGAAGAGATCGAGATGGACACCGAGTCCGACGCCGAGGAAGAGGCTGAAGAGTCGACCGAGGAAGAGACTGCTGAGGAGTCCGGTGCAGAAGAGGCTTCCGAAGAGGAGTGA
- a CDS encoding ribose-phosphate diphosphokinase — protein MNEITTAGDKKLVLVSGRANPELAEQVAENLGTELLPTDIYNFANGEIYVRYSESVRGSDVFVLQSHCAPINEWLMEQLIMVDALKRASAKRITVIAPFFPYARQDKKHRGREPISARLVADLYKTAGADRIITVDLHTAQIQGYFDGPVDHLIAMPILAGYVKDKYPGDLAVVSPDAGRIKVAENWSNSLGGVPLAFIHKTRDITRPNETKANRVVGEVEGRTCVLVDDMIDTGGTIVQAADACMAAGAKGVIVVSTHAVFSGPAVERLSNSVAEEVIVTNTLPLSEDKIFDKLTVLSIAPLIARAVHEVFEDGSVTSLFEV, from the coding sequence GTGAATGAGATAACGACGGCGGGCGATAAGAAGCTCGTCCTGGTCAGCGGTCGGGCGAATCCCGAACTCGCCGAACAAGTCGCGGAGAACCTGGGGACTGAACTCCTCCCCACCGACATCTACAACTTCGCGAACGGCGAGATCTACGTCCGCTACTCCGAATCCGTGCGCGGCAGCGACGTCTTCGTCCTCCAGTCGCACTGCGCTCCGATCAACGAATGGCTGATGGAGCAGCTGATCATGGTCGACGCCCTCAAGCGTGCCTCGGCTAAGCGCATCACCGTCATCGCACCGTTCTTCCCGTACGCCCGGCAGGACAAGAAGCACCGCGGACGCGAGCCCATCTCCGCTCGCCTCGTCGCCGATCTGTACAAGACCGCCGGCGCCGACCGCATCATCACCGTCGACCTGCACACCGCGCAGATCCAGGGCTACTTCGACGGTCCCGTCGACCATCTCATCGCGATGCCGATCCTCGCCGGCTACGTCAAGGACAAGTACCCCGGCGACCTCGCCGTGGTCTCGCCCGACGCCGGCCGCATCAAGGTCGCAGAGAACTGGTCGAACTCGCTGGGCGGAGTGCCGCTGGCCTTCATCCACAAGACCCGCGACATCACCCGACCGAACGAGACCAAGGCCAACCGCGTCGTCGGTGAGGTCGAGGGTCGCACCTGCGTGCTCGTCGACGACATGATCGACACCGGCGGCACCATCGTCCAGGCCGCCGATGCCTGCATGGCCGCCGGCGCCAAGGGCGTCATCGTCGTGTCCACCCACGCCGTGTTCTCCGGCCCGGCCGTCGAACGCCTGTCGAACTCCGTGGCCGAAGAGGTGATCGTCACGAACACTCTGCCGCTGAGCGAGGACAAGATCTTCGACAAGCTCACCGTGCTCTCGATCGCCCCGCTCATCGCCCGTGCCGTGCACGAGGTCTTCGAGGACGGATCGGTCACGAGCCTCTTCGAGGTCTGA
- a CDS encoding arylsulfotransferase family protein: MAMKRTVLAGLAAATLLLAGCTADADDDIAVAERWDFHSRPELAPPKVDIDTGAFPDDNGDLETFLAPKGQTQTDDKSWVGGLILDSAGDPVWIRDDSEALWDLRVQEYQGKPVLTWWEGLAETPHTAGEVVILNDSYQEIARVGMGGELPKDTSDLHETTITADDTMFLISYVKTQTDLSSVGGDKDGWAWEGIVQEVDIATGDPLFEWRSLDAVPIDQTETELKEGEGTKDEPFDYIHLNSVSEDDDGRALLVSARNTHAVYQLDRKSADLNWVLGGKASDFEMGEGAQFAWQHDAQRRSDGTLTLFDNQAAPRLGDTRGLRLDVDEKKKRAEVVTEYPAPDDRSSGSQGNFQELPNGNVVLGWGSEPYVSEFSKDGKLLADLTFTGGSNYRAYRFDWRAQPTAPPTATKSQPQADITRVHMSWNGATEVASWRVLSGDDEEHLVESTEVERTGFETAANITPNGSTIIVEALDADGKSLGSTRAESQSK, from the coding sequence ATGGCCATGAAGAGAACCGTCCTTGCAGGTTTGGCTGCGGCGACGCTCCTGCTAGCAGGGTGCACGGCCGATGCCGATGACGACATCGCAGTCGCGGAACGGTGGGACTTCCACTCCCGCCCCGAACTCGCGCCGCCGAAGGTCGATATCGACACCGGGGCCTTCCCCGACGACAACGGAGATCTGGAGACCTTCCTCGCTCCGAAGGGACAGACGCAGACCGACGACAAGTCCTGGGTGGGCGGCCTCATCCTCGACTCTGCCGGTGACCCGGTGTGGATTCGCGACGACTCCGAAGCTCTGTGGGACCTGCGCGTCCAGGAATATCAGGGAAAGCCGGTGCTCACCTGGTGGGAGGGACTGGCCGAGACTCCGCACACCGCTGGTGAGGTCGTCATCCTCAACGACTCGTATCAGGAGATCGCCCGTGTGGGCATGGGCGGAGAGCTCCCCAAGGACACCTCAGACCTGCACGAGACGACGATCACCGCCGATGACACCATGTTCCTCATCTCCTATGTGAAGACGCAGACGGATCTCAGCTCAGTCGGCGGAGACAAGGACGGCTGGGCCTGGGAAGGCATCGTCCAGGAGGTCGACATCGCAACCGGTGATCCGCTGTTCGAATGGCGCTCCCTCGACGCCGTGCCCATCGACCAGACCGAGACGGAGCTCAAGGAGGGTGAGGGCACGAAGGACGAACCCTTCGACTACATCCACCTCAACTCCGTGTCCGAAGACGACGACGGCAGGGCCCTGCTCGTCTCGGCGCGCAATACCCATGCCGTGTACCAGCTCGACCGGAAGAGCGCCGATCTCAACTGGGTCCTCGGCGGCAAGGCCTCGGACTTCGAGATGGGCGAGGGCGCACAGTTCGCCTGGCAGCACGATGCCCAGCGCCGCTCCGATGGAACGCTGACCCTGTTCGACAACCAGGCAGCGCCTCGGCTCGGTGACACCCGCGGTCTGCGCCTCGACGTCGATGAGAAGAAGAAACGCGCCGAGGTGGTCACCGAGTATCCCGCCCCCGACGACCGTTCGTCGGGCAGTCAGGGCAACTTCCAAGAGCTGCCCAACGGCAACGTCGTCCTCGGCTGGGGTTCGGAGCCCTACGTCTCGGAGTTCTCCAAGGACGGGAAGCTGCTCGCCGACCTCACCTTCACCGGCGGATCGAACTACCGGGCCTACCGCTTCGACTGGCGTGCCCAGCCGACTGCTCCCCCGACCGCCACGAAGTCGCAGCCGCAGGCCGACATCACTCGGGTGCACATGAGTTGGAACGGTGCCACCGAGGTGGCTTCATGGAGGGTGCTCAGCGGTGACGACGAGGAGCACCTCGTCGAGAGCACGGAGGTCGAGCGCACCGGCTTCGAGACGGCGGCGAACATCACCCCGAACGGCTCGACGATCATCGTCGAAGCCCTCGATGCCGACGGCAAGTCACTCGGGTCGACCAGAGCGGAATCCCAAAGCAAGTAG
- a CDS encoding CsbD family protein has product MGVDDKFENKAEDLGGRAKETIGDVTGDDELKAEGATDQLKAKAKDVGESVKDLGASVKDKFPK; this is encoded by the coding sequence ATGGGTGTTGACGACAAGTTTGAGAACAAGGCCGAGGACCTCGGCGGTCGGGCCAAGGAGACCATCGGCGATGTGACCGGTGACGACGAGCTCAAGGCCGAAGGGGCCACCGATCAGCTCAAGGCCAAGGCCAAGGATGTCGGCGAGTCGGTCAAAGACCTCGGCGCATCGGTCAAGGACAAATTCCCGAAGTGA